The Candidatus Aminicenantes bacterium genome includes a region encoding these proteins:
- a CDS encoding S41 family peptidase: protein MKKALALAILVLAFAYPAAAIEEGRFFTYPTIHNDKIVFTYEADLWTVSAQGGVASRLTTFPGTESFAKLSPDGKWLAFTASYDGAGAVYLMPAEGGAPVRLTYNPGGAQAIAWTPDGSEVIFRALFENVVGRDTNLYSVGVKGGAPQRLPLERGGLISFIPDQHKFLYTRKGNEEYYWKRYKGGQYQDIWLYDLTARTYTPVTDYVGKNSYPMWIGGLMYFVTDRGNGISNLYTQKLGAKEVKPVTSYADFDVMMPNTDGRSIAYMQDGRIHVYDTQAGKDRTLTVQVPSDRWSLRDRVINPRDYLHTVNVANDGRSAVLEARGDVFRVPAGREPADNLSGTPGTREMYPAISPDGKTVAFFSDKTGDYQLYTQSVSGGEWTPITTDLDRAVYRLAWSPDGKKILFGNKDYSLFYVDVAAKKTIKIDSSNQMKNDEFIWEMADYAWSPDSKWIAYSFVQSNRNSQIFLYSLETGKKIAATNDFYDNLYPSFDANGRYLYYVSSRGFDIQMDFYEDNHVYPAPQQVMVVQLRDGEKPPFAPAAAGIGAEAGIKADQKAEPEPFRIDAEGLMKRTYPLPVPAGNDFYLKAGKGKVLWASVDAFTEDEYEEIFKPKQGATKWALHIFDMAEGREVVLNDKVRDFGLSANQEQLVIRKEGDVFLTGVDRAFASKASGERLNLSGLVYTVNLRQEWNQIFNDAWRWYRDFFYDAGFHGRDWKAMGEKYRAYIPYLSSRSELNWVLSQLVGELCVSHTYIGGGDLGPAAAPRSPVFTGLLGADLVADKASGLYKLDKIYGPTEINLNLVGPLVRPDIAVKEGDYLLAINGTPLKAGDDYFKLLQTTPGHKIRVTVSAKPTLEGAKTYAVDPIGSDQQLRYFRWIQNNIQAIDKAGNGRIGYMHINAMGGGGIGEFDKYWRAFRYKDGVIIDVRRNGGGWTEYFLIDKLERVMTAQNVLRGMVPFRYPGTAGNGNYVVISNENNGSDGEAFVDDFKSRKLGTVVGVTSWGGLVGILNQQLTIDNGTVEQSNNAFYGRDGKWIVENHGADPDVWVDNDPGSVAAGRDLQLEKAIEVMLEKIKKNPPSFPPTPAYPKK from the coding sequence ATGAAAAAAGCTCTCGCCCTGGCCATCCTCGTTCTCGCCTTCGCCTACCCGGCCGCGGCCATCGAGGAAGGCCGCTTCTTCACCTATCCGACCATCCACAACGACAAGATCGTCTTCACTTACGAAGCCGACCTGTGGACCGTCAGCGCCCAGGGCGGCGTCGCCTCGCGCCTGACGACCTTCCCGGGCACGGAGTCCTTCGCCAAGCTGTCCCCGGACGGCAAATGGCTGGCCTTCACCGCCTCCTACGACGGAGCTGGGGCGGTTTACCTGATGCCGGCCGAGGGCGGGGCCCCGGTCCGGCTGACCTATAACCCGGGCGGCGCCCAAGCCATCGCCTGGACGCCGGACGGGAGCGAGGTCATCTTCCGGGCCCTGTTCGAGAACGTCGTCGGCCGCGACACCAACCTCTACTCGGTCGGCGTCAAGGGCGGCGCGCCGCAGCGTCTGCCGCTGGAGCGGGGCGGACTGATCAGCTTCATCCCCGATCAGCACAAGTTCCTTTACACGCGCAAGGGCAATGAGGAGTACTACTGGAAGCGCTACAAGGGCGGCCAGTACCAGGACATCTGGCTTTACGACCTCACCGCCCGGACCTACACCCCCGTCACCGATTACGTCGGCAAGAACAGCTACCCGATGTGGATCGGCGGGCTGATGTACTTCGTCACCGACCGCGGCAACGGAATCTCCAACCTCTACACCCAGAAGCTGGGCGCCAAAGAGGTCAAGCCGGTGACGTCCTACGCCGACTTCGACGTCATGATGCCGAACACCGACGGCCGCTCGATCGCCTACATGCAGGACGGCCGCATCCACGTCTATGACACCCAGGCCGGGAAGGACCGAACCCTGACCGTGCAGGTGCCTTCCGACCGCTGGTCGCTTCGCGACCGGGTCATCAACCCCCGCGACTACCTCCACACGGTCAACGTCGCCAACGACGGCCGCAGCGCAGTGCTGGAAGCCCGCGGCGACGTCTTCCGCGTCCCGGCCGGGCGCGAACCGGCGGACAACCTATCGGGGACCCCGGGGACGCGCGAGATGTATCCGGCCATCTCGCCGGACGGCAAGACCGTGGCCTTCTTCAGCGACAAGACCGGCGACTATCAGCTTTACACCCAGAGCGTTTCCGGCGGCGAGTGGACTCCGATCACGACCGACCTAGACCGGGCCGTCTACCGCCTGGCCTGGTCCCCCGACGGCAAGAAGATCCTCTTCGGAAACAAGGATTACAGCCTGTTCTACGTGGACGTGGCGGCCAAGAAGACGATCAAGATCGACTCTTCCAACCAGATGAAGAACGACGAGTTCATTTGGGAGATGGCCGACTACGCCTGGTCGCCCGATTCCAAGTGGATCGCCTACAGCTTCGTCCAGTCCAACCGCAACAGCCAGATCTTCCTCTACAGCCTCGAAACCGGCAAGAAGATCGCTGCGACCAACGATTTCTACGACAACCTCTACCCCTCCTTCGACGCCAACGGCCGGTACCTCTACTATGTCAGCAGCCGCGGCTTCGATATCCAGATGGACTTCTACGAGGACAACCACGTCTACCCGGCGCCCCAGCAGGTCATGGTTGTCCAGCTGAGGGACGGCGAGAAGCCGCCCTTCGCCCCGGCCGCGGCCGGAATCGGGGCTGAGGCCGGGATTAAGGCCGACCAGAAGGCCGAGCCCGAGCCATTCCGGATCGACGCCGAGGGGCTGATGAAGCGGACCTACCCCCTGCCCGTCCCGGCCGGGAACGATTTCTATCTCAAGGCCGGCAAGGGCAAGGTGCTGTGGGCCTCGGTCGACGCCTTCACCGAGGACGAATACGAAGAGATCTTCAAGCCCAAGCAGGGCGCCACCAAATGGGCCCTCCACATCTTCGACATGGCCGAGGGGCGGGAAGTCGTCCTCAACGACAAGGTCCGCGACTTCGGGCTTTCGGCCAACCAGGAGCAGCTCGTCATCCGCAAGGAAGGCGACGTCTTCTTGACGGGCGTCGATCGGGCCTTTGCCTCCAAGGCCTCCGGCGAGCGGCTGAACCTGTCCGGCCTGGTCTACACCGTGAACCTGCGCCAGGAGTGGAACCAGATCTTCAATGACGCCTGGCGCTGGTACCGCGACTTTTTCTACGACGCCGGCTTCCACGGCCGCGACTGGAAGGCCATGGGCGAGAAATACCGGGCCTACATCCCCTACCTGTCCTCGCGCAGCGAGCTGAACTGGGTCCTGTCCCAACTGGTCGGCGAGCTGTGCGTCTCCCACACCTACATCGGAGGCGGCGACCTCGGCCCGGCCGCCGCGCCCCGCTCCCCCGTGTTCACCGGCTTGCTCGGCGCCGACCTCGTCGCCGACAAGGCCTCCGGCCTCTACAAGCTGGACAAGATCTACGGCCCGACCGAGATCAATCTCAACCTGGTCGGCCCGCTTGTCCGGCCGGACATCGCCGTCAAGGAAGGCGACTACCTCTTGGCCATCAACGGCACGCCCCTCAAAGCGGGCGACGACTACTTCAAGCTCCTCCAGACGACCCCCGGGCACAAGATCCGTGTCACGGTCAGCGCCAAGCCGACCCTGGAAGGAGCCAAAACCTACGCCGTCGACCCGATCGGCAGCGACCAGCAGCTGCGGTACTTCCGCTGGATCCAGAACAACATCCAGGCCATCGACAAGGCCGGCAACGGCCGCATCGGCTACATGCATATCAACGCCATGGGCGGGGGCGGGATCGGGGAGTTCGACAAATACTGGCGGGCTTTCCGGTACAAGGACGGCGTCATCATCGACGTCCGCCGCAACGGCGGCGGCTGGACCGAGTATTTCCTGATCGACAAGCTGGAGCGGGTCATGACCGCCCAGAACGTCCTGCGCGGCATGGTCCCCTTCCGCTACCCCGGCACCGCCGGCAACGGCAACTACGTTGTCATCTCCAACGAGAACAACGGCTCGGACGGCGAAGCCTTCGTCGACGACTTCAAGTCCCGCAAGCTGGGCACGGTCGTGGGCGTCACGTCCTGGGGCGGCCTGGTCGGGATCCTCAACCAGCAGCTGACCATCGACAACGGCACGGTGGAGCAGTCCAACAACGCCTTCTACGGCCGGGACGGCAAGTGGATCGTCGAGAACCACGGCGCCGACCCCGACGTCTGGGTCGATAACGACCCGGGCTCGGTCGCGGCGGGACGCGATCTGCAGCTGGAGAAGGCCATCGAAGTGATGCTGGAGAAGATCAAGAAGAATCCGCCGAGCTTCCCACCGACACCCGCCTATCCCAAGAAATAG
- a CDS encoding PAS domain S-box protein: protein MNWEMNFYAAILLAAGLISLGLSAFGWTRRRNPGGRALSVLMAVIGWWSFNGAIEAAVIAPAAKILAAKFQYLGIASVAPLWLLFALSHGQRLSRVTHRMQAWLWLVPTILVVLAFTNERHNLIWTSIRPVSDQPGALLVYGHGPAVWVHLVFAYALIILATSILVRDALKLSGVFRKQTVWLLAGAAFPWLGNAAYMFRISPAGLDLTPVAFTFAGGCLAVSLLRYRLLDIVPIAHVELFARMADSVLVLDPENRILDLNPAARRLIGAPPDVIGRPLLDLLAPWPDFAALAPGLLGQSGEEIIQCPVIKRWLDVQNAELRDARGAAMGRLIVLRDITPLKAAEEERFASLERIGRQQQAVVALTVNPALTTGEFEAAAAALTEAAGTTMGVERTSVWLGNYEDGQIRCADLFERTPARHSSGTILPSARYPRYFTAIAAGRVIAADDAEADDRTSEFREDYLVPLGISSMLDAPIRAAGVIRGIVCFEHIGPVRAWRIDEIRFAGEIADQTAQALLNADRREAAEALRRREERLRFVSDNQLDMLCQFDAAGTAVYVSPSVERILGYPFRDMLGRRAEEFIQAGDFASVARELQEARRAHRRTLRLEYRFRHADGSFPWLESEVLLYDDAEGRPAGSIISSRDMTQRRRAEEALRESIREKEVLLKEVHHRVRNNMQVISSLLNLQAQELPTPALRELFRESQNRIKALALVHEKLYRSSDLSRIDFADYAQSLVVHLFHVLQADPERIRFEPQLEPIVLDIGLSIPLGLVINELVSNVLRHAFPEGRRGILQVRLERTGAGRGRLIVRDDGVGWAGAVDPQARESLGLQIVQTLVKQIDGTLTFGREGGTAVEVEFPLPA, encoded by the coding sequence ATGAACTGGGAGATGAACTTCTACGCCGCCATCCTGCTTGCCGCCGGATTGATCTCGTTGGGGCTCTCGGCCTTCGGTTGGACCCGCCGCCGTAATCCGGGAGGCCGGGCGCTTTCGGTGCTCATGGCCGTCATCGGCTGGTGGTCGTTCAACGGGGCCATCGAAGCTGCGGTGATCGCCCCCGCGGCTAAAATCCTGGCCGCCAAGTTCCAGTACCTGGGGATCGCTTCGGTCGCCCCGCTCTGGCTCCTCTTTGCCCTCTCGCACGGCCAGCGCCTCTCGCGTGTGACGCACCGAATGCAGGCTTGGCTCTGGCTGGTGCCGACGATCCTGGTCGTCTTGGCCTTCACCAACGAGCGCCATAACCTGATCTGGACCTCGATCCGCCCGGTTTCCGACCAACCCGGGGCCTTGCTCGTTTACGGCCACGGCCCCGCCGTGTGGGTCCATCTCGTTTTTGCCTACGCCCTGATCATCCTGGCCACGAGCATCCTGGTCCGTGACGCCCTGAAGCTTTCGGGCGTCTTCCGCAAACAGACGGTCTGGCTGCTGGCCGGCGCGGCCTTTCCCTGGCTCGGCAACGCCGCTTATATGTTCCGGATCAGCCCGGCCGGGCTCGACCTGACGCCTGTCGCGTTCACCTTCGCGGGCGGATGCCTGGCCGTCAGCCTCCTGCGCTACCGCCTCCTGGATATCGTCCCCATCGCCCATGTCGAGCTCTTTGCCCGCATGGCGGACAGCGTGCTGGTTCTGGACCCCGAGAACCGCATCCTGGACCTCAATCCCGCCGCCCGTCGCCTGATCGGCGCTCCCCCCGACGTCATCGGGCGCCCGCTGCTCGATCTCCTGGCCCCTTGGCCTGATTTCGCCGCCCTGGCGCCCGGCCTCCTCGGCCAGAGCGGCGAGGAAATCATCCAATGCCCGGTCATCAAGCGCTGGCTGGATGTTCAAAATGCAGAGCTTCGCGACGCCCGCGGCGCGGCCATGGGCCGGCTCATCGTCCTGCGCGACATCACGCCGCTCAAGGCGGCGGAGGAGGAACGGTTCGCCTCCCTGGAGCGCATCGGCCGCCAACAGCAGGCCGTCGTCGCCTTGACGGTGAATCCGGCCCTGACGACCGGGGAGTTCGAGGCGGCCGCCGCCGCCCTGACTGAGGCTGCCGGGACGACGATGGGCGTCGAGCGGACAAGCGTTTGGCTGGGCAACTACGAGGACGGGCAGATCCGCTGCGCCGATCTTTTCGAGCGGACGCCGGCGCGGCACTCCTCAGGGACGATCCTTCCATCGGCCCGCTATCCCCGCTACTTCACTGCCATCGCGGCGGGCCGGGTCATCGCCGCCGACGACGCCGAGGCCGACGATCGGACCTCGGAATTTCGGGAGGACTATCTCGTCCCGCTGGGGATCAGCTCGATGCTCGACGCTCCGATCCGGGCCGCCGGTGTGATCCGCGGCATCGTCTGCTTTGAGCATATCGGCCCGGTTCGGGCCTGGCGGATCGACGAGATCCGTTTCGCCGGCGAGATCGCCGACCAGACGGCGCAGGCCTTGCTCAACGCGGACAGGCGGGAGGCCGCCGAAGCCCTCCGCCGCCGCGAGGAGCGCCTGCGATTCGTCAGCGACAACCAGCTGGACATGCTCTGTCAGTTCGATGCGGCGGGGACCGCAGTATATGTCAGCCCCTCGGTCGAACGCATCCTGGGGTATCCCTTCCGGGATATGCTCGGCCGCCGGGCCGAAGAGTTCATCCAGGCCGGGGATTTCGCCTCCGTGGCCCGGGAGCTTCAGGAGGCCAGGCGGGCGCATCGCCGGACGCTGCGCCTCGAGTACCGGTTCCGGCATGCCGACGGGTCGTTTCCCTGGCTGGAGTCGGAAGTCCTCCTTTACGACGACGCCGAGGGCCGCCCGGCCGGATCCATCATCAGCTCGCGCGATATGACCCAGCGGCGGCGGGCCGAGGAGGCCCTGCGGGAATCGATCCGCGAGAAGGAAGTCCTGCTGAAGGAAGTCCACCACCGGGTCCGCAACAACATGCAGGTCATCTCGAGCCTCCTCAACCTGCAGGCCCAGGAGCTGCCCACACCGGCCCTGCGCGAACTGTTCCGGGAGAGTCAGAACCGGATCAAGGCCCTGGCCCTGGTCCACGAAAAGCTCTACCGGTCGTCCGACTTGTCCCGGATCGATTTCGCCGACTACGCCCAGAGCCTGGTTGTGCACCTGTTCCACGTCCTGCAGGCGGATCCGGAGAGGATCCGCTTCGAGCCGCAGCTCGAACCGATCGTGCTCGACATCGGCCTCAGCATTCCGCTCGGGCTCGTGATCAACGAGCTGGTCAGCAACGTCCTGCGGCATGCCTTCCCAGAGGGGCGGCGGGGGATCCTCCAGGTCCGCCTGGAGCGGACCGGTGCCGGCCGGGGCCGCCTGATCGTGCGGGACGACGGCGTCGGCTGGGCCGGGGCTGTCGATCCTCAGGCCCGCGAATCGCTGGGGCTTCAGATCGTCCAGACCCTGGTCAAGCAGATCGATGGAACCCTGACCTTTGGTCGGGAGGGCGGGACCGCGGTCGAGGTCGAATTCCCCCTCCCAGCCTGA